The Panicum virgatum strain AP13 chromosome 3N, P.virgatum_v5, whole genome shotgun sequence genome includes the window GCAGATGACATCGTCCCAGCACCACCACTGGGGCTAGGGCTATCAAACTTCAGACTGATCCCACTATTGCTCCTCTTGAACATCTCAGCCTGCAGCTTCTGCCGGGAAGGCTGCTGGTGAAATGGGTACCGATGTGCAACATTCCCAATCTGAAACTGCACCGACAACGGTTGGACCATCTTTGGAGCTCCAAATGGATGTGTGCCGCTCTTGCTGCTTGAGCTGGCCAAATCCAGCCCTGGTGGGTCTGGCGCGCCACTAATCCGAGCACGCAATTGCGCATAGCTAGTAGATGGAGATGGAGCAGCAGCAGTGCTCGGCATCAGCTCCGACGGGGTATCGCTGATGCTCCCCAAGAGACTCTTCAGTGTGAAGGACCCCGCAGGTCTGCCTCTCCTGGAGAACCTGCCCCTAGCATGCCCACTGCTACCGCCATTGCTGAGGAGGGCGGTCACCTTCCTGAACTTGGCGCAGGCTTCACCCGTCTCCGAAGCTATGCTCTTGAGCAGGGCCGGGTCCTGCTGCTGGGACTGGGAGAGCAGGGCCAGCACCCGTTGGCAGCTCTCCACCGCGGCCCtgttggccacctccacctcctccatggcTGAAGTGGAGAAGCAGCTGGAGAGGGGGTGAAAAGAAGCAATCCGTTCCTGAGCTCCTCCAAGCTCCTCTCTTCCACAACCTCGGATGGAACCTCAGCTCCTTTCAATTCTCACGAACAGCAGCAGCACCTGCACATCGGAATCAGGTAAAGGACGCAAGATAAGCAGATCTCCTGGAATCTCACGGAACTGGGAACTTGTACAGGAAATCGCGGTGGCCAAGAAGCCACCCATTCAGGCGGATAAGAAACGAAATAAAATGTCCGCCACATGGAAACAGTACAGGACCCGTTGCGCCAAGAACTAGATGCGCCAAAACATGGGCGCCGGTCGAGGTTCCACCACGCACAGGCTGACAGGCGGCGGCCCAAGAACGCGCGGAGCAAATCCGGCCGCTCCAGGAATCACAGGCAGCGAGAGGCTCAGGCGGCGAGCTCACCTGCGCGCGGGAGATGGGAAACACCGTGCtgtcggcagcggcggcgcagtaCATCCCTGGCCGCTGCAGGCCCGGCGAGGAGGGATCGaagggggcggaggcggagaagcggctgcagcagctgagagagagagaggaaatggGGAGAGCGGGGGCGGAGGTATATGAGGGCGAATTTGCCGGATTCGGAGGGGTGTTTTGGGAAAGCGTCGCTTTCGGTTGGGACCTGGAGTCAACAATGTCAAAGACAGGGGTCAGTGGTACGGTCTGAATTGAAAAAAGAATAAAGAAATACTCTAGCTATGTACTAGTACTTAATACATGTGCCTCCTAAATACGggtattattttattttttggaaGAACTACATAGTTGGGTTTTTTTAGCCTCTCTTCTGGATACAGCTGTAGAATCTGTTCATGTGCAACTTACACCAAACCTACACACAAACCACGCTCACACCACACGTACACAAACAAACCTACAACTACACTCAGACTAAATCGCGTTTTTTGTGAGATCACCGGGTCCATCCAAGACTCCGTAGGTGACGGACGCGTCGTAATCCCTTTGTGTCTCCACGCGTGAGAGGCAACGAAATTCTACGGGAACCAACTATTCCCGGTGGGAAATCCCGAGACGAGCAGAGTTCGAACCCGCGACCGGTGGCCTCCGCACCTGGAGAGCACACCAACCGAGCTAAGGCTCCGTCCCTACGTAGTTGGGGTTGCAAGAACAGCGAAAAGgagtaaggccctgtttagttgcattcaaaattccaaaattttataagatttcccgtcacatcgaatttttcaacgcatgcatgaagtattaaatctacacgaaataaaaaactaattgtatactttgtttgtaaatcacgagacaaatctaatgagcctaattaatctatgacgggacaataattaccaaatacaaacgaaaatacTACAATGTTTTACACCCTAaaatttttgcaactaaac containing:
- the LOC120666831 gene encoding protein WRKY1-like, which gives rise to MEEVEVANRAAVESCQRVLALLSQSQQQDPALLKSIASETGEACAKFRKVTALLSNGGSSGHARGRFSRRGRPAGSFTLKSLLGSISDTPSELMPSTAAAPSPSTSYAQLRARISGAPDPPGLDLASSSSKSGTHPFGAPKMVQPLSVQFQIGNVAHRYPFHQQPSRQKLQAEMFKRSNSGISLKFDSPSPSGGAGTMSSARSFMSSLSMDGSVASLDGKRPFHLVGAPVASDSADANRAPKRRCTGRGQDGTGKCATTGRCHCSKRRKLRIKRSIKVPAISNKIADIPPDEYSWRKYGQKPIKGSPHPRGYYKCSSVRGCPARKHVERCVDDPAMLIVTYEGEHNHTRLPAQSAQT